One Rosa chinensis cultivar Old Blush chromosome 5, RchiOBHm-V2, whole genome shotgun sequence genomic region harbors:
- the LOC112202199 gene encoding ATP-dependent zinc metalloprotease FTSH 12, chloroplastic, producing MDLILPYKPNPLLCSSTALTHLTPKTLLFKLPTKQRLKISRKNSNFRVKASANPNGPDGFSWVSLARSIRRGSEQFWSNFGDSVKKETGFDLNEVNVKVGEYLGQAGEGLERGGTELERFRTELVPEFVSWNQWERWKDVKTWEPKRIAALVFYVFVAVVSCQRIYVAIRAPIQDRQRKELTEAYMEAVIPEPSPSNVRKLKKSMWRKTTPKGLKMKKFVEGPDGTLVHDSSYVGEDAWDDDPQLPQDNVKQFIDSDIKLNPEEKKELKEDLGISGEVQEDTGTWRERLQKWKEILQKEKLAEQLDSANSKYVVEFDMKEVENSLRKDVVEKVTETQGTRALWIAKRWWLYRPKLPYTYFLQKLDSSEVAAVVFTEDLKRIYVTMKEGFPLEYVVDIPLDPYLFENISSSGAEVDLLQKRQIHYFMKVVIALVPGLLILWLIRESVMLLHITSKRFLYKKYNQLFDMAYAENFILPVGDVGETKSMSKEVVLGGDVWDLLDELMIYMGNPMQYYEKDVKFVRGVLLSGPPGTGKTLFARTLAKESGLPFVFASGAEFTDSEKSGAAKINEMFSIARRNAPCFVFVDEIDAIAGRHARQDPRRRATFEALIAQLDGEKEKTGIDRFSLRQAVIFICATNRPDELDLEFVRSGRIDRRLYIGLPDAKQRVQIFKVHSAGKQLAEDVDFGKVVFRTVGFSGADIRNLVNEAAIMSVRKGRSEIYQEDIVDVLDKQLLEGMGVLLTEEEQRKCERSVSSEKKKLLAVHEAGHILLAHLFPQFDWHAFSQLLPGGKETAVSVFYPREDMVDQGYTTFGYMKMQMVVAHGGRCAERVVYGDDITDGGRDDLEKLTKIAREMVISPQNSRLGLTALTKRIGLMDRPDSPDGELIRYRWEDPNVIPANMTLEVSELFTRELTRYIEETEELAMKGLRNNRHILDLITEELLEKSRITGLEVIEKMKALSPVMFEDFVTPYQINLEEDGPLPHNDQLRYQPLDIYPAPLHRC from the exons ATGGACCTCATACTCCCCTACAAGCCAAACCCACTTCTCTGTTCTTCAACTGCACTCACCCATTTAACCCCCAAAACCCTTCTCTTCAAGCTCCCCACAAAGCAAAGACTCAAAATTTCCCGGAAAAATTCAAACTTTCGTGTTAAAGCCTCTGCAAACCCAAATGGGCCTGATGGGTTTTCTTGGGTGAGTCTGGCTCGGTCTATACGCCGCGGTTCGGAGCAGTTCTGGTCCAATTTTGGTGACTCGGTGAAGAAGGAAACTGGGTTTGATTTGAATGAGGTGAATGTGAAGGTGGGGGAGTATTTGGGGCAAGCTGGGGAAGGATTAGAGAGAGGTGGGACTGAGTTGGAACGGTTTAGGACCGAGTTAGTGCCCGAGTTTGTGAGTTGGAATCAGTGGGAAAGATGGAAG GATGTCAAGACATGGGAACCTAAAAGAATTGCTGCATtggttttctatgtttttgttGCGGTAGTTTCGTGTCAAAGAATATATGTAGCAATTCGAGCTCCTATCCAAGATCGTCAGAGGAAAGAGTTGACAGAGGCTTATATGGAGGCAGTGATTCCTGAGCCATCTCCGAGTAATGTTAGAAA GCTTAAGAAGAGTATGTGGAGGAAGACGACGCCCAAAGGCCTGAAAATGAAGAAGTTTGTTGAAGGACCTGATGGAACACTTGTTCATGATAGTTCTTATGTGGGAGAGGATGCATGGGATGATGATCCGCAGCTGCCTCAGGACAATGTGAAACAATTTATTGACAGTGATATAAAATTAAAtccagaagaaaagaaggaattgaaaGAAGACCTGGGAATATCTG GTGAAGTTCAAGAGGATACTGGAACATGGCGTGAAAGACTTCAGAAATGGAAGGAGATCCTCCAAAAAGAAAAGTTAGCGGAGCAGTTGGACTCTGCAAATTCCAAGTATGTAGTTGAATTTGACATGAAAGAGGTTGAAAACAGTCTTCGCAAGGATGTAGTGGAGAAGGTAACAGAGACACAAGGAACAAGGGCGTTATGGATAGCTAAAAGATGGTGGCTTTATCGTCCCAAACTTCCTTATACCTACTTTCTTCAAAAGCTTGACAGCTCTGAG GTTGCTGCTGTTGTATTTACAGAAGACCTAAAAAGAATATATGTTACTATGAAAGAAGGTTTTCCATTAGAATATGTT GTTGATATCCCCCTAGACCCATATTTGTTTGAGAATATCTCAAGTTCTGGAGCTGAAGTTGATCTTCTTCAGAAACGCCAGATCCACTACTTTATGAAGGTTGTGATTGCATTGGTGCCTGGGTTACTCATTCTCTGGCTAATACGCGAGTCTGTGATGCTTCTGCATATCACTTCTAAGCGTTTTCTCTACAAAAAGTATAATCAACTTTTTGATATGGCTTATGCAGAAAATTTTATACTG CCTGTTGGAGATGTAGGGGAAACAAAATCCATGTCCAAGGAAGTTGTGTTAGGAGGTGATGTTTGGGATCTTCTTGATGAGCTGATGATTTACATGGGAAATCCAATGCAATACTATGAAAAAGATGTGAAGTTTGTCAGG GGTGTTCTTCTCTCTGGACCTCCTGGAACTGGCAAAACACTTTTTGCAAGGACACTTGCAAAGGAAAGTGGGTTGCCATTTGTTTTTGCTTCGGGTGCGGAGTTTACAGATAGTGAAAAAAGTGGTGCTGCAAAAATCAATGagatgttttctattgcaaGGAGAAAT GCTCCTTGTTTTGTATTTGTGGATGAGATTGATGCTATTGCTGGAAGGCATGCAAGACAGGATCCTAGAAGAAGAGCAACATTTGAGGCTTTGATTGCACAGCTTGATGGGGA GAAGGAAAAAACTGGCATTGATCGCTTCTCTCTCAGACAAGCTGTGATATTCATCTGTGCTACCAACAGGCCAGATGAATTAGACCTTGAATTTGTTCGATCTGGACGTATTGACCGTCGACTGTACATTGGTTTGCCTGATGCAAAGCAACGAGTGCAAATTTTTAAAGTGCACAGCGCAGGAAAGCAACTTGCAGAAGATGTAGACTTTGGAAAA GTTGTCTTCCGTACGGTTGGTTTTTCTGGGGCAGATATTCGGAATCTTGTAAATGAAGCAGCAATTATGTCA GTGAGGAAAGGACGTTCAGAGATATATCAGGAAGACATAGTGGATGTGTTAGATAAACAATTGCTTGAGGGCATGGGTGTACTTCTTACTGAGGAAGAGCAGCGGAAATGCGAACGAAGT GTGTCTTCTGAAAAGAAGAAACTGCTGGCTGTTCATGAAGCTGGTCACATACTATTAGCTCATCTGTTTCCTCAATTTGACTGGCATGCATTTTCTCAACTTCTGCCTGGTGGGAAG GAAACTGCAGTATCTGTATTCTATCCCCGAGAAGATATGGTAGACCAAGGTTATACAACCTTTGGCTACATGAAGATGCAGATGGTGGTAGCTCATGGTGGGCGTTGCGCTGAACGTGTTGTGTATGGTGATGACATAActgatggaggaagagatgatCTGGAAAAGCTAACAAAG ATTGCTCGAGAGATGGTAATTAGCCCTCAAAACTCAAGATTGGGGCTTACAGCTCTAACAAAAAGAATTGGACTAATGGATCGACCAGATAGTCCAGATGGCGAATTGATAAGATACAGG TGGGAGGACCCCAATGTGATTCCAGCCAATATGACTCTTGAAGTGTCTGAGCTGTTTACCCGAGAGTTGACAAGG TACatcgaagaaacagaagaacttGCGATGAAGGGTTTGAGAAACAACAGGCACATTCTGGACTTGATTACTGAGGAACTATTAGAGAAGTCAAGGATTACTGGATTG GAGGTTATAGAGAAAATGAAGGCCCTTTCTCCAGTCATGTTCGAGGATTTTGTAACGCCATATCAGATAAACTTGGAAGAG GATGGACCGTTGCCACATAATGACCAGTTGCGATATCAACCATTGGACATATATCCTGCACCACTGCACAGATGTTAA
- the LOC112202202 gene encoding peroxisomal 2,4-dienoyl-CoA reductase [(3E)-enoyl-CoA-producing]: MESPFKADALKGKVALITGGGSGIGFEISTQFGKHGASIAIMGRRRQVLDSAVSALKSLGIPAIGIEGDVRKQEDARRVVESTFQHFGRLDILLNAAAGNFLASAEDLSPNGFRTVLDIDSVGTFTMCYEALKYLKKGGPGRSSSGGGTILNISVTLHYSASWYQVHVSAAKAAVDATMRNLALEWGTDYDIRVNGIAPGPIGDTPGMSKLAPKEIDGKAREQMPLYKLGDKWDIAMAALYLSSDAGKFVNGAIIVVDGGLWLSRPRYLPKDAVKQLSRVVEKRSRNAPVGVPSSKL; this comes from the exons ATGGAGTCACCGTTTAAGGCGGATGCGTTGAAAGGGAAGGTGGCGTTGATAACGGGAGGCGGGTCGGGTATTGGGTTTGAGATTTCGACCCAGTTCGGGAAACATGGAGCGTCTATTGCTATTATGGGGAGGAGGAGGCAAGTGCTGGACTCTGCTGTGTCTGCTCTAAAGTCTTTGGGAATTCCG GCTATCGGCATCGAGGGGGATGTGCGTAAACAGGAAGATGCAAGAAGAGTGGTGGAATCAACTTTTCAGCATTTTGGCAGGCTTGACATACTTTTGAATGCTGCAGCTGGCAATTTTCTTGCATCAGCAGAAGATCTATCCCCTAATGGATTTCGAACAG TTTTGGATATTGATTCTGTTGGTACGTTCACAATGTGCTACGAAGCACTCAAGTATCTTAAAAAAGGAGGACCGGGAAGGAGCTCATCTGGTGGTGGAACAATTTTGAACATCAGTGTTACTTTACATTATTCCGCTTCTTGGTATCAAGTTCATGTGTCAGCAGCCAAG GCAGCTGTTGATGCCACTATGCGAAACTTGGCATTGGAGTGGGGAACTGACTATGATATCAGAGTCAATGGAATAGCTCCGGGCCCTATTGGTGATACGCCTGGCATGAGTAAACTTGCACCAAAGGAGATAGATGGCAAAGCCAGAGAGCAAATGCCGTTGTATAAACTAGGTGACAAATGGGATATTGCTATGGCTGCTCTCTACCTTTCATCAGATGCAG GGAAATTCGTTAATGGAGCTATCATTGTAGTTGATGGAGGACTTTGGCTGAGCCGGCCTCGCTATCTGCCAAAAGATGCTGTGAAACAGCTTTCCCGTGTAGTAGAGAAGAGATCTAGAAATGCACCAGTAGGGGTTCCAAGCAGCAAGCTGTAA
- the LOC112202200 gene encoding DEAD-box ATP-dependent RNA helicase 36 — protein sequence MDGEEEEATVSLDFPLFKPRSSKPAPKPDPDPITHAAAEPDLERSTDPDANSDAKFTDLGLADWLLRTVAELGLKKPTPVQANCIPKILEGRDVLGLAQTGSGKTAAFALPILQRLAEGPYGVFALVMTPTHELAYQLAEQFRAFGSSLHLRCSVIVGGMDKLKQAQSLMSRPHVVIATPGRVRDLLQEDPDFPSVFSKAKFLVLDEADRLLNAEFEADLRVVFQCLPKNRQTLLFSATMTSDLQALIEVSANKAYFYQAYEGLRTVGTLAQKYVFIPREAKEVYLVYILSKMKDMGIRSAIVFVSTLWNCHLLNFLLEELGQSVSALHSSKSQPLRLSALHKFKSGQVPVLIATDLANRGLDIPTVDLVINYDIPSDPKDYVHRVGRTARAGRGGLAVSVVTQLDVKLLHKIEEEVGEQLVEFECKENEVLEDIRKVYTARRVAKMKMMESNFVEREKKRKERTLKTLEAKGLLKKRSKKNKRELAPV from the exons ATGgacggagaagaagaagaagccacaGTATCTCTAGACTTCCCTCTCTTCAAACCCAGATCATCTAAACCCGCCCCGAAACCCGACCCCGATCCGATAACCCATGCCGCCGCCGAACCGGACCTTGAGAGGTCCACAGACCCGGACGCGAACTCCGACGCCAAGTTCACCGACCTCGGACTCGCCGACTGGCTGCTCCGGACGGTCGCCGAGCTCGGTCTGAAGAAGCCGACGCCGGTCCAGGCGAACTGCATCCCCAAAATCCTGGAGGGCCGGGACGTGCTGGGCCTGGCCCAGACCGGTAGCGGCAAAACGGCGGCGTTCGCGCTGCCGATTCTGCAGCGGCTGGCGGAGGGGCCTTATGGGGTTTTCGCGCTGGTGATGACGCCGACGCATGAGCTGGCGTACCAGCTCGCCGAGCAGTTCAGGGCTTTCGGGTCGTCGCTGCATTTGAGGTGCTCGgtgattgttggaggtatgGATAAGCTGAAGCAAGCTCAGAGCTTGATGAGTAGGCCCCATGTGGTGATTGCCACGCCCGGTAGGGTTAGGGATTTGCTTCAGGAGGACCCTGATTTTCCCTCTGTTTTCTCCAAGGCCAAG TTCCTAGTGCTGGATGAGGCAGATAGGTTATTGAATGCTGAATTTGAGGCCGATTTGAGAGTGGTGTTTCAGTGCTTGCCGAAGAATCGGCAGACCCTGTTGTTTTCTGCAACAATGACTAGTGACCTGCAAGCACTGATTGAAGTTTCTGCAAATAAGGCGTACTTTTACCAGGCTTATGAAGGTCTCAGGACGGTTGGTACTCTTGCGCAGAAATATGTTTTCATACCCCGTGAAGCGAAAGAAGTTTATTTGGTGTATATTTTGTCGAAAATGAAAGATATGGGTATTCGTTCAGCCATTGTGTTTGTCTCAACCCTATG GAATTGTCACTTATTGAATTTTTTACTGGAGGAGCTTGGTCAAAGTGTTTCAGCGTTGCACTCATCCAAATCCCAGCCTCTTAGACTTTCTGCATTACATAAGTTCAAATCTGGACAGGTTCCAGTGTTGATTGCAACTGATCTTGCCAATCGTGGTTTGGATATTCCTACGGTTGACCTAGTAATCAATTATGATATTCCAAG TGATCCAAAGGATTATGTTCACCGTGTGGGACGTACTGCAAGAGCAGGCAGAGGAGGTTTAGCTGTCAGCGTTGTTACCCAA CTTGATGTAAAGCTGCTtcataaaatagaagaagaagttgGGGAACAGTTGGTAGAATTTGAATGCAAGGAGAACGAGGTTCTTGAGGATATTCGTAAG GTTTACACAGCCAGGCGTGTGgcaaagatgaagatgatggaaTCCAACTTtgtagaaagagagaaaaaacgGAAAGAACGAACACTAAAGACGCTAGAAGCGAAAGGTTTATTGAAAAAAAGGAGTAAGAAGAACAAAAGAGAATTGGCTCCCGTATAA